CTCGTACCGAGCAAGCAGTTCTATAGCCAACCGCGAGATGTGTGCCCTGCCCTTCGCGGGTCCGTCTTCGAGTTTCTCCAGCAGAGCCGCTGGAATTGCACGCACTCCCGCAAACGCCCCGACCAGTGAGCCGGCCATCGCCGCAACGGTGTCCGTGTCGTCACCCAGGCCGATTGCCCGAGCGATTGCCATCTCGAAGTCACCCGGAGTGGCCGCAAAGCACGCGATCGCCGTGACGACCGAGCGGTGTGCGTGCAGCGTGCTCCCCAACCCCGATAGCGAATCGCCCGGCTTCAATTTGGCGGCCGTCGCAATGTGCCAGCGGAACTCTTCGGTTGTCGCACGGGCAAGCAGTTCGCGGTAGAACTGCTTGCGATTGAAGGTGGTCGTGTGCAGCGCCAGTGCGGTCGCGTGGGCGAGCGCCTGTGCGCCCTCGATGCCGAGCGGGTGCGTGTGCGTCGGTAGCGCGGAGAGTCGCGCCTGCTCCCACAACTCGTCCACGGTGTCTGCGAACACCAATCCGACGGGAGCGACGCGCATCGCGGCCCCGTTGCCGAACGAGCCACCGGGAAAGATGTTCGCCGCGAGCGGGCGGTAGTCTTCGCCGCGTGCCATTGCTTCGATGACGCGCCGCGCGCCCTGACCGTACCCGCGTTCCGGGTGATAGTTCTCCGCGAACGCCCGACACAGTCGCGTTTCGTCAATGCGACCACACTCGGCGAGCGTCTCCGCCACGCCGATCATCATTTCGGTGTCGTCAGTGTAATGGAGCGTGTCGCCGGACGGGTTCGTGACGAGCTTATCGGGCGTGCCGAACTGGAAGAAGATGTCCGCGTGCGTCAGCCCTTCGTAGGGCGCGCCGACCGCGTCCCCGACGGCCAATCCGAGCAAGCACCCGGCGAAGCGGTCGGCGCCGGGAGCGTGGCTCTCCCAGATTTTCATGACGGCGCACCAAAAAAACGAACGACCGGCGCGAGCCGGTTGGTGAGGGCGTTACGCATCTGCGCGAGCCGTTCTCACCAGCCGGCTCGCGCCGGTCGTTCACCAAACAGTGGGTCGCTCGCGCTTACTTCGCGGCCGGAGCGGTCTTGGTCGCGGCGGCGCGGAGGCGCTTCACGAGGCGCGACTTGAGCCGGGCGGCCTTGTTCTTGTGGATGTACCCCTTGGTCGCGGCGCGGTCGAGCATCGCCTGCGTCGACTTGACCTCGGTCGCCGACTTGGTCGCGTCGGTGCCGATGATCGCGGCGGCGACTTCCTTGCGCTGGCCCTTGAGCTTCTTGGCCGCAGCCCGGTTCTGGCGGCGGCGCTTTTCGGATTTGCGGAGGCGCTTCCACGCGCTAGCTGTGTGAGGCATGTCTCGTGTTACTCGCTAATCGGGTGATATTGGATCACCCGTTCGCGCGCCCGTCGGTGTAACGGGTGCCCGAACGGGTACGTGATTTACAAGGCCACCGCGCCGACCTTGAAGCGAACGAACCGCACCGGTTCCAGGCCGGCCTTCTTCAGTGCGGCGCCGACGCTCGTGTTCGGGTACTTGCCCGCGTTCGCCATCGGCTGTTCGCTCAGCACGATTTCGGACAGACGGGTGCGGAGCTTGCCCTCGGCGATCTTCTCCAAGATGTTCGCGGGCTTGCCGTTGTTCTTCGGGTCGGCGTCCATGTCCGCCTTGACGAGGCCCTTTTCCTTTTCGACCACGTCGGACGGGACGTCCGTAGTGATCGCATACGGCGGGTTGAGGGCCGCGATGTGGGCCGCCACGTCGCGGAGCAGTTCGTCGTTCGCCGCGCCGCCCTTGCACTCGATCAGCACGCCGACGGTGCCGTCGTGGTGAACGTAGGCGCCATAAACGCCACCCTCGAGCCGTTGGAAGCGGTGCAGCACCATCTTCTCGCGGATCACGCCGACGACGTCGTTAATGCGGTCCTGGACGGTGCCGGTTCCGCCGAGCGGTTCGACGAGCAGCGCGGGCGCGTCCGCGGCTTTGCTGGCCGCGGCGGCCTTCGCGAGGTCGTTGGCCAGCGCGATGAACTGGTCGCTCTTAGCCGAGGGCGCGCTCTCGCACCGCATTTCGACGATCGCGGCCACCTTCGCGGCGTTGTCAACGAACGCGCCGACCCGCCCCTCAGCGGTTTCGTTCCCCTCGCGCTTCGCGGTCACGCCCTTGCTGCGCTCACGCAGCCAGTCGATGGCTTTCTCCATCTCCCCGCCGTTTTCGTCCAGCGCCTGCTTGCACAGACCCATCGGCTGGTCGGTCCGGTCACGGAGCTGCTTAACCATCAGCGGCGTTACGGCTGGCATAACTCTCTCCCAAAGTTCCGAGTTGCAGGTTCTCAGTACCAAGTTATCCACGCGACCCGCGACCGTCCCGCCCTCTGAGCAAACAGGGGGCAGCGGAATTCGGGTAGCGTGGAGGGAACTAAGAACTCAATGTGTTTAGACGGCGCCGGCGGGAGCGGGGTTCGACTCCGGGGCGGGCGGGGCCGGCGGCGCGGGCGGCTTCGGCTGCTGCACGCGGGTCTTCTGGATGCCCTGTTGTTCCGGCGGCAGCGCGGCGCGCCCTTCGAGGCAGGCGTCGGCGAGCTTCGCCAGGATCACCTCAATGGAGCGGATGCTGTCGTCGTTGCCGGGGATGGGCAGGTCGACCGGGTCCGGGTCGCTGTCGGTGTCGATAAGCGCGATGGTGGTGACCCCCATCCGCTTGGCTTCCTTCACCGCGATGTGTTCCTTGTTCGGGCCGACGATGACAAGCGCGTCCGGCGGCTTGATCATGTCGCGGATGCCCATCAAGTTGCGGCGGATCTTGAGCAGTTCGCGGCTCAAGGTCGAGATCATCTTCTTGGAGTGCGTGAGGATGTCCGCGGTGTCGGGCGCGA
This region of Gemmata massiliana genomic DNA includes:
- a CDS encoding ADP-ribosylglycohydrolase family protein; translated protein: MKIWESHAPGADRFAGCLLGLAVGDAVGAPYEGLTHADIFFQFGTPDKLVTNPSGDTLHYTDDTEMMIGVAETLAECGRIDETRLCRAFAENYHPERGYGQGARRVIEAMARGEDYRPLAANIFPGGSFGNGAAMRVAPVGLVFADTVDELWEQARLSALPTHTHPLGIEGAQALAHATALALHTTTFNRKQFYRELLARATTEEFRWHIATAAKLKPGDSLSGLGSTLHAHRSVVTAIACFAATPGDFEMAIARAIGLGDDTDTVAAMAGSLVGAFAGVRAIPAALLEKLEDGPAKGRAHISRLAIELLARYEQRRATTAS
- the rpsT gene encoding 30S ribosomal protein S20; protein product: MPHTASAWKRLRKSEKRRRQNRAAAKKLKGQRKEVAAAIIGTDATKSATEVKSTQAMLDRAATKGYIHKNKAARLKSRLVKRLRAAATKTAPAAK
- the tsf gene encoding translation elongation factor Ts: MPAVTPLMVKQLRDRTDQPMGLCKQALDENGGEMEKAIDWLRERSKGVTAKREGNETAEGRVGAFVDNAAKVAAIVEMRCESAPSAKSDQFIALANDLAKAAAASKAADAPALLVEPLGGTGTVQDRINDVVGVIREKMVLHRFQRLEGGVYGAYVHHDGTVGVLIECKGGAANDELLRDVAAHIAALNPPYAITTDVPSDVVEKEKGLVKADMDADPKNNGKPANILEKIAEGKLRTRLSEIVLSEQPMANAGKYPNTSVGAALKKAGLEPVRFVRFKVGAVAL